CCAAGTATATACACTTGGCGGTGGTCGTGGGTGGAGAGCGATAGGTAAAGTTTCGGGTAGAATGAGGAACGGTACGGACTACGGGTACCTATGCAAATGATGCTATTTATTGGATTTCGTCCAACAAAGTTGTGGCCTTTGACTTGGCCAAGGAAGAGTTTCATTTTCTATCTGGCCCTCCTTGTCTGCAAAACCGTGACATTAAAGATAGATTTGGACTTGTGGCACTGGGAAGGCATTTATTTATGTCTTTATATGTATGTGTCACATATGAATATATGGTCCTTGATGGAGAGTAGCGACGACTTGAAGGAGACCTGGAGTATGGAGTTTGATATAGACTACGGAGCCGTAGTAGGTGGTTCTCTTAAAAGGAAGTTTCAGCCGGTTTTACTTACGAAGAATGGAGAAATCATATTCTTTGAAGGTGATTTCCAACAAAGCATCATCTGATAATTTCGAAGATGTCGAAGCAATTGCTCACTTAAATACCTTTGCCTCATTGGGAGCTATGGGAGAAGATTCAAAGAGATATACAGTTTCCACTCCATGGGATGATGTTATTGACGAGTTGGACCGAGTTGCACTGGGTGAGGAAATTGATAAGACGCATTTCAGACTCCGGTGATCAGCACAATGATAACTCCTCTCATTTACTTAATTCAAATTTGTGACGCAAGGGTCATTTTGTCTGGTGGTATGTTTAATTAAAATTCTGGTAGTCACTTTGCTGGCGTTTCTGTTTTTCTCTAACTAGGTTATGCCACTTCTTTCTACAAGTGCCGGGCTTTCTATGCCGCCGCATGTTTGCTTTAGCGTACTTTTTTGTTTAAAATGTGCACATTCCGTATCAAAGGTGCCCATTATAAATCAACGTTTAAAATGAATTATGACATGGAGATATATTCGAAGGGACTAAGAAACAACATTAATATTAGAACATAGGAATCGTTCTATTTACTACTCCTTCCGTTCCGAATCCGGGCTAATTTGGGGCCTAGTCCGCTTATTTGGGGTCTGTTActagatgacaaaaaaggtcGTTAGAAATGACTTTCACACCATCCCTTATCTAACAATTAAGTTCGTATTTTATCACTGATTAGTTAGCATTAGTTAATCGTATTAGGTGTTAGTTATGTTTTGgatgtgagatcaactaatgttAAAGGGTTCATCAAacaacttaatttttttttgatttttttgataaacagtacccataatcggtttacgatcatgcacttataaaccgattatgggttgGTGTTTCCAAAATTAATAGAGGACTTTTGTAGTCGACTGTCGTTGGCATATATATAATCCGATTACCCAAATCGGGGTTTTATGTGACTTACATAAACCGATTGTTGACTtccataagatttttttttttcattcatttcattaTGTAGGAATTAcggatgcatttagcacatgcatcaagcttTTAAACCCCTAAGCTttctctcgtgagggtttacatagagatctacccataaAACCTTCataaaaacttctaaaaccatcaatcttcgtcggaGGAATCCGAGTCCGATTGACCCATCATCATTACCTCCGGGGCATGCTCCGGAATTTTGGATACTAtatgaagtgatagcttgcatcaaatgtgaatgcttccccccattttcctccaagtagcgcgctttcacgacttggtGCTACAGAAACAcgacacaaacttactttgttagtggtgtttaattGGAAAATGAACCACGTGGgttacgtaaaataaaccacaaaacaCTTATTAATTATTCAATGGACAAGATAAAGTGCCTAGCATTCAAAATCCGGTGTTTGGTAgataaataagcaagtatcgcattttcgatgacttggtgcctatcatggacttgttgaacacttcttccattaggattcccaaaatCTTGCCTATATTTGTTATGCACCTTTGTCCAAAAGGTTTCGGCATCTACCCTTAGGGATGACTGATTTTTAATTCGAGTTTTCGGcagagtcaaacgatgccattgtggaggtatgaaatgactagttgtggagtatatggagtgagagGGAATAAAATGAGAAATATTGGGGTAAATGGGGTCCAAAGATGAGGTATCTATATATAGAGAAAGTCCTTAACaactatttatttttttcaaaaacttgaaATAATTTAGAATAATCGGTCTTCTAGAAGGTCCGGAAAATCCGATTGTGTTTTTATGCCACCAAGGTCGGTCTTTCTTGTGACCAACAAAAACCGattaaagacatgtaaaatttttgaattttcaccGCACTAATCGGTTTGTGTATATGCATATGTGATCTGATTGTAGGttgaaaaacatacagaaaaaacAACATTTCTAAGGCATGAGGAATCGGATTATACTTACCACACACGTAGACTGATTCCTTTATGGACCCTAgaaaatcggtttatgttgacatatcgagtagCCCGATTGTTGGCATGTGTTCAGGCAGCAGAATTATTAAGCATGCATAAACTTGTTTGGTACAcgtaattataattaaaactttaagtgcattaagttcaacacCATGATCATCCAAAATATAAACCTTAATCATCCGAAGTCTAAagttttaaaaaccaaaaacttaAACAACCAAGTCTTAATAAACTTAAACAACCAAGTCTTAAAAACTTATAAATCATGGAGCATAAGCATCATGAGCATCAATACCAGGAGCacttgcagcagcagcaacttctACTTCAGCAATGGCTTGAACTTCAGCCATTTCTTTAAGCATTTCTTCCGAATGTATGTGGTGatccctgaaaaagcgggggtctaacaacttcacccaatatttcgattagcaatctgtatagactaactccaatatactttatagagaatcaactagacagtcagactcaatctagttaaaagtatatcaaagagttatctctcgatttgatctatactcaagcaaatagaaatctgcgagtctttatcaaatacaagagagataacttggatggtaccaaagaccaatatccaagtgtcaatcagtttaaacaaacaaccaaaggttggatattctaattgattgatcctaatgcacaacttgtgatatttcaatcatataaaaaaatattatgcggaatagaaataacacagacaccagaaattttgttaacaatgaaaccgcaaatgcagaaaaacctcaggacctagtccatattgaacaccacactttattaagccgctacagacactagcctactacaaactaacttcggtctggacggtagttgaacccccaatcaatctcacactgattcaatgtacagttgcgctccttacgtttttgatcccagcaggatgctacacacttgattcccttatctgatctcactcacaaacaagagttgctacgaaccaaagtcgaagaccttaataaacaaatctgtatcacacagaaaagtctacgaaatagataaatgtgtctcccacagataaacctaagagttttgttccgtcttttgataaaatcaaggtaaacaggaaccaatcgataacccggacttatattcccgaagaacatcatgtaattatcaatcacctcacaataatctaaattgtatggtagcgaaactagatattgcggaatcacaaaggatgagacgaagatgtttgtgatttctttttatcttgccctatcggagatataaactcAAGCCAATCTtgcaattgaactcgtacgatagaaaatggcaagatcagaatgctcaactacaagagaagtagtttcgtctggctacacaatcccaatgaagtctttcagtcgttaacctacagggtatcgagaagaaacctaaggttaaaggagaaccgactctagcaaaaccaactagtatcacacaggagatgtggggattagtttttccagttgctagatgtctcctttatatagttttcaaatcagggtttgcaactgctggttcccttgtatttgccagtttgttgatctagatttaagttattgaccgctggttcccttgtatatgccagcagtgttgatattagtcagaccggtatctcagtccattaggataggttcattttagcagtggccttcagacagatatgtgaaacattgatcatttggtcaacatcaacaccatctatgtttttctatatccatatcttaatctttccatgtgattagtttgactccgaatatgatgtccatagtgcaactatctgagtagatctctgtcacttatatatgaattttagtatgcttgagtgcaaactcgtgtacatcaattggaatttcgcatcagggtacttcctcttgtagtcaataagtatgccaaccaaggagattctttagtgccttccaagattcgttgtagatatctagggtctgaagtaaaggttttgtgggtacacctctggtaaaccctccggagacaacactccgccactagggccacctaggggttcaaatgattttcctttctagaataaatttgctcgaggactagcaaataataagtttgggggtatttgatagacgcatttatgtgtctattttgttctcaattttttgtattgttagactcgattaagtacttattgtgttattttgtgttcttgtaggaaattttagagaaataagcccttgcggcgaaatgggctcaaaaagcagtgttttacaccccggagaaatgtaccgtaggcaccccagaaatgcaccggaagcgtccaagaaatgtcccggaggaacccagaaaaattactatttccaccccaattgatattcgcaccccagcactctggataaggggcaccttcttcaacaatttgaatttgtgtttttggcgggaaatgaagttttcaactggaagaattttgattgtcaaaatgaatgggttagagtgcgattcaatcgctgaaaattggcagaaagatgtgatttggcataaggaacaaagtttgggtggtggtttcgatcaaatttggttggaatacgtgttttgattctcgacttcaaaacagggcaagcatgcactggaggatgataatcacgcgtcatggagagttatggacgtgttctgatgatgtggaatggctcgagcatcactttgggtcgtgaagaatcgatttggagcgtggagagaggaagtttacgcaagaaattccaagtttggtaagaaaatattcggaaaatattgttattcactgcccgcaaaatgaagaattatattggagttattggcgagatttggagctattgttgggtataaataggctctttggtctactagagagggtgtcgagagttgggaggagaagagaggaatctgcagaggaagaatcacgaattctctctgctgctgctgctgttcgtgatgaagatgaagaacatgaagaactgacctgcaccagcagtcgtttatcaacagtgaaacagactcacaggcgtgggtcgtaggtcttcttctgtgtcgttcattttggacactttctgtgggtcgcacattcactgttttattatttcatctccattttcatccttgcaaacaccctttgagcaataaataaatattttgagcgtgtttttatcatgatgagctaaacccaacactgggacgacggaggaggtcgaatttcatccatgtggtaatttcattaattcttttatttactttttgcactaattttaattgaattaagattttaaattaattacttgtgatttcatttgatggagtatgcttagtcctagggatttttgatatgccatgcttaagaaatacaagtaatattttataaaatctatcttggcaataaactagagttaatatttgtttttttttgaactataatcgcctagaattaaattctgaaccacttgaaaatgaaaaatggccgaatctttagtcccagtttctcgcaccagtgttaatatttttattgtatatatttatcttttttattaagtttaaaaaattatccttcacaagtccgagagtttgaacctcattactacaacccacgaaaaaaacATTAATCACTCTTCTTGCGAACTTTCTCTCGACATCCCCTATACCTTGAAGTAGTTAGCCTTCCAGCTGACTCACGACCTCCATTGGGAGGCAAAACATAACCTTCCTCATTGATTTTAGGAGGCCTCTCACTGTCGGGAATATGATAGATAGGACGAGCATACATACCTCTATAGTACTCGGTGGTATAACATAGTATGATGTACTTGTAGGGTTCATCTGACCCAATATGCAACATGGCTTTCATCGAATGGGTGCAAGGGAAACTATGCTTCTGCCACCAATTACGAGTGCAAGTCTTAGCATCCAAGTCAACTAAGTGCTTTCCAGTAAGAGAAATGATCTCGAAAACTTTATCACTTGATCTACGGAACTTGTAAAAACGGCAATCAGTGACCCTCTTGTTGAGCCTAACCTGCATCCGAGGAGTAATCTTTCTAGTCCACTTACCAGACTCCACCTTCCTCTTGTAGTTCTGCTCCATTACATAAGAACGAATAGAATCTAGAATCTCAAATGCTGGAAGCCGCTTATCATGCTTAATCACACTGTTACTCTCAGCAATGTTTGATGTGTTCTCACCAAACCTTTCTCCTAGAAATGCATGAGCATCCCAGTTCTTGAACGGAATCTTTACCATCCAATCAATAACTGAATCCATCTTCAGATTGCTCATACTCTTGGCAGCAGCATAAAACTTCTCATTTGTTAACGCAGTGTAGCACTATTCAAATAGCTTCACAGCAGTTTGCCTACTCTTTCCCTTTGAAACCGGAGTATTACCTTTCATTTGATACAAACAGAAAGAATGGAAATCTTTTGGAAAAACAAGAGGGACATGCTTCAAAAGGCCAGCTCCACGGTCTGATATGACGGTCAGTGGGAGGTCTTCACTGATAATACCCTTCAAATTGGTTAGGAACCATTCCCAACTGGCACAATTTTCACAGGGAATTATTCCAAATGCAACTGGATAGATCTCTACAACAAACAAATAAACACCAAAAATTCACAAAGTAACCAATAAAACTGAAATACATGAACAAGTTACGGGGTGGACAACAAATATTATGTATCATGGAATCAACAAGTGagattatgggatcaacaactaaCTTATGGGATAAAAACAACAAATATTAGGATATCAACAAGTGAAACTATGGTATCAACAACTaacttatgggatcaacaactgaAATTATAAGATCAACAACACATATTAGGGAATCAACAAGTGAAACTATGGTATCAACAACTaacttatgggatcaacaactgaAATTATAAGATCAAAAACACATATTAGGGGATCAACAAGTGAAACTATGgtatcaacaacaaaagttaTGGAAGTTATGCAATCAACAGAAACacttaataattaaaaaatagaaaaaaaattaaaaaacatacCTTGGTTACCAGTTTTTCCGCAAGCAACCATAAGACCGCCCTTAAACTTCCAAGTGAGGAAAGTACAATCAATAAACAACATCGGACGACAATACTTATTGAAACCAGTAACAGAAGCTTCAAAAGCAACAAAAAACCTCCGGAACTGCTTCATTTCACCATCATACTCAAACTTGACGACGCTACCAGGATTATAACGTTCAATTGAATCTTTGTACCAAAGAAGGTCTGAATAAGACTTGATGTCATCACCCCAAAGAAACTCTTTAGTGAACTTTAAACCATGGTATGTCTGACTATGCGTGAGATCAATACCATATTCCAGATGGATCATATCTTGCACATCAGTTgcggtcttcttcttctttgatgtcTAAATTCATCTACTAAGATATCCTTCAGAAAAGACTTCGTCATCCTGAATTTTGCGGGATCAGAAGAAGTTAAATTACATGAATGCTCTCCGTGAAACTTCTCGCACTGAAAGACACCTTTAGTATTGGCAGCGAGAGATGCGTGAAACCTCCATCCACAACTTTGAATTTCCTTGTTCTTACACTGCACAGTGTAACGTTTCTTGTCACTCTTATGTACGTCAAGTTTGTAACCACTATGATATTCGTACTTCTTAACACTATCACGACAAACAATTTTACTCTCAAAAACCTGACCTACTCCAGTTAAGATGTTGGCCCAAGCATCTGACTTCTTGGGGACCCTTTTGATCAAAGATGAATCATCCGTCAAGTCTTCTACAACAGCCAATTCATTGTTTGAAACACAACTTGATGTTGACGAAGAAGGACCaacataagaagaagaaggaacagAATCAACACAAATCTTCAGTTGGATGTTAAACTTCACAACATCAATCCCTGTGGAGAtgcagtagtgaatgaaaaaTCTCAACTCCAAATCATGACTAATAAAATGTGATCTTCCATCTACAATGTAACCAAACAGTACAAGGTCTTCAGGGACATAAGGCCAGTATTGCTTCACCACACTTATCATATCACTGATCGTAGTTGATTCAGAAACAGCATGAGAGACGGTCAAATTGTAAAATGTAAACTCTGCAGCAACCATCTTTGGCCTGCGACAAAACATAACAGATCAACAAAACATAACAGATCAATAAAACATCCATCAACAAAACATAATCAGAAATTTATCCAGTTATttgcatcaacaatgaaagttgatacaACAAAACTGCATCAACAACCAATGCTGATACAAATGATCTGGATATTGTACAAAATTTCAGTGTCAACTATAAAAAAATCtatgtcaacaaccaatgttgatgcAATAAAACAGCCATCAAAAAAACATAATCAGAAATTTATCCAGTTATTTGCATCAACAACGAAAGTTGATACAACAAAACtgcatcaacaaccaatgttgatacAATAAAACAGCCATCAACAAAACATAATCAGAAATTTATCCAGTTATttgcatcaacaatgaaagttgatacaacaaaactgcatcaacaaccattgttggTACGATAAAACAACTATCAACAAAACATAATCACAAATTTATCAAGTTATTTGCATCAACAAATGAAAGTTGATACAACAAAACtgcatcaacaaccaatgttgatacAAATAATCTGGATATTGTACAAAATTTCAGTGTCAACAAAAAGGATTTTTCTACAAAAAGAACAGCATAAACAACAACATAAAATGTTACTTCACGTCGCATTAGTATGCAATCGATGCATAATGTGAACCTGCATGTTCCATGTTAAAAAATTCACTGCAAATCATAAGAAAAAGCATAAACCTAACCTAAGCTACAGATTCAAATTACGTTGCGCATCACTCGGGGCCTGCGCCCCCTCGTGAAAGATATATTCACTGTCGAAGGTTAGATAGTAAACTAACCTTATAATTGATTACACTAACAACTACCTTATAATTATACCAAAACTGATTCATCAACACTCGGTATTCTCAAGaataattcttcaacactcagtaTTATCtaaataataatactaataaatcATTCACACTATGCAAAGTACATTGAAGCAACAGAACATAACAAATCAACAATACTCATGAATTATAAACCTAAAATTGAATCATGAGCCGATCTAAGTAAAAACAAcataaattcaaaaatcaaaaaccggagattgaagattgaagaattgAATATTTTCTGTTTGAGAGATGAATAACGATTTCGAATTCAAATAATATATAAATGAACAAATCAATCAAGTAGAATCAAAATACACAGAATCAAGCTTCCAAAAACTCGTTCTCTGcaacataaaaaacaaaaaaaacagaaTTCGATTTAGAAATTGAAGATTTACAAACTACAAATTGAACATGTAATCATATAATTTTCTATTCATCTTCAATCACTAATCAGCATTACCTATTTAATGCAGAAAAACAGATCGAGAATTTTcggttgaatctgttgttgatgaagaaactcAATTCAGATCTCAGATTTAACGGACCGAAAGATTAAATCACTGAAAATAGAtttagtagaagaagaagatgatgaattagCTGACGAGAATTCTTCTACTAATTGAAAACCTAGATTTCAGAGAAAAGTTTTcgaatttctttttcttctcagctGAAGAACTCGAGTCTCTCCCTCACTCTCACGAGTTCTGTTTTTTTATTCGTTGATAATTGTTTTTTGGGTTTAGAGGAGTAATTATATatgaagggtataattgtaaactcGGAGATTCCTTAATGGCCCTCTGATGGGCTTTGGATGGAGAGGGCATATTTATTGTACCATAAGGGTAATTGTGAAGCCCATGAAAAAGGAGGGCATTTATATAATTACCACTAATATCTaaggaacaaaagaaaaacaagcataaaAGTAACACATACCAAGATATTGAAACAGTGGACATGGGAATTTGATATAAGCACGAATCTGAATAACTGAATAAGAGAAAGCAAATATattcagagaaagagagagaacaACTGAATAAGAGAAAGCAAATATATTCAGAGAAAGAGAGAGTAAGTACATCAGTTCATCAACTGAACACATGTTCGTTCTCCCACAAGCAGTAAAGACTAAAGACAAGTAATTAAAAGTAGCATATCCAGTAAAGAGTAAGATAGAGAGAAAATAAAGAACAATGGGTGATTTTGCCTTTGATCAAACTCTACGGAAAAAAGATTTGTTCCAAAAGAtaaaatctagaaaaaaaaagaagactctAAAAAACAGATTTATCTTTCTTCATAGTCACGATTCTAGTTTCCACCACCATTAGGACATTCAATACACCGTTTTTAGAAAACGCAAATCAACTACTTCAGTTGACACGGCGATGAAGAGGAACCCGGCGTAAAAGGGCTTCCTGAAAGAGATAAATATGTAAAAATAAGGTCaaagacaattataattcaaGACTGGGAGATGTCCTCCTTGTGCACAAAAGGAAGTTATAACAGCAACATATAATaattgtttatcttaacatattTTCGATCCAACTTTCCCTAGTTCTAGCCAACTTTTATTCATACCAATATCTGGCATCTCAGTACACCAGTTACTGCAAGATAGAATGTTTACTTCCCAGCATTCCAGAAGCATAAGACAAGGTGACAGTAAAGGTCTAATAGCTGGTACCAAATCTTGTTCTATACAGTGCAAACACGAGTTCTTAAACTAACACTGGAGAAATACTTCAAAAGGAAAAAGCAAAAACGAAGAATGAACATAACCATTCAGCAAGATTTTCCCTTTCCCTTAAGTCCACCCAACGTCGAAAGCCACCAAAAGCATCACTGTATATATCTACAATTTTTGAAAGCCTCGTGAGGAGCTTGCCAGGTAAGTAAGCAACTTTGCCCACATATTTTGGGGCCTTACGAAGCATGTCCTGGAAGTCCTGAAGCTCATCATGATCAAACTTAACTTGAATCATATAATCTGTTGCACACTGTGCATATACTTCAAGAACCTCAGTCATCAAAGTCTTGAGTTTGTTACTGGGCTTCTTCTGACTTTTCTCAACAAAGTGTTctacttgatctagtttgaggCCACACTCCTTCACTCTGGCATCAAAATTATCTAACAGGTCTT
This DNA window, taken from Papaver somniferum cultivar HN1 chromosome 3, ASM357369v1, whole genome shotgun sequence, encodes the following:
- the LOC113355664 gene encoding uncharacterized protein LOC113355664 encodes the protein MDLINNLDNIFRDLNGPQDLLDNFDARVKECGLKLDQVEHFVEKSQKKPSNKLKTLMTEVLEVYAQCATDYMIQVKFDHDELQDFQDMLRKAPKYVGKVAYLPGKLLTRLSKIVDIYSDAFGGFRRWVDLRERENLAEWKPFYAGFLFIAVSTEVVDLRFLKTVY